Proteins co-encoded in one Quercus robur chromosome 8, dhQueRobu3.1, whole genome shotgun sequence genomic window:
- the LOC126694301 gene encoding uncharacterized protein LOC126694301 isoform X2, with protein MPMKYAFQGKKGTWFLHVEAQPLSDLSRSGLPKGVATKVAEHVLYDGSKDTVYLKPPNFLTNNVQTDTRGEGKKRSSERSNCVKSSLQELQSTVFIPKEKTNKRLKKHHLLECTASEIKKGCSGKNEDVPGVTAKERSDICPSANEVEAREGLSTGAIVKAAPSDVSSEVVSVTAIIKRYFPISTEVSSFSSPSISDIDVTHRTFQGQMEEQLKTKAIDKCSSIHVDTLPGFAVKTPPRMLPLQTARTPDCLGNKHGRYKVGKRLILASSNLRTSGSKQRPAIPLCRFKDGKVLESSMVKNSVFEITDSDD; from the coding sequence ATGCCAATGAAGTATGCTTTCCAGGGTAAGAAAGGAACATGGTTTCTGCATGTGGAAGCACAACCTTTGAGTGATTTAAGTAGGTCTGGTTTACCCAAGGGTGTGGCTACTAAAGTTGCAGAGCATGTATTATACGATGGTAGCAAAGATACCGTTTATTTGAAACCACCAAACTTCCTTACAAACAATGTTCAGACTGACACAAGaggagaaggaaagaaaaggagtTCAGAAAGATCAAACTGCGTTAAATCTTCCCTACAAGAGCTTCAGAGCACTGTCTTTATTCCAAAGGAAAAGACAAATAAGAGATTGAAGAAACACCATCTTTTGGAGTGCACAGCAAGTGAAATAAAGAAGGGATGTAGTGGTAAAAATGAAGACGTTCCTGGTGTTACTGCCAAAGAGAGGTCTGATATTTGTCCATCTGCAAATGAAGTTGAGGCTAGAGAAGGATTGAGCACCGGTGCAATAGTGAAGGCAGCCCCAAGTGACGTGTCATCAGAAGTGGTATCAGTTACAGCTATCATTAAGAGGTATTTCCCAATTTCCACTGAGGTGAGCAGTTTTAGCAGCCCTTCAATCTCTGATATTGATGTCACACATAGAACCTTTCAAGGTCAAATGGAAGAACAATTGAAGACTAAAGCAATTGATAAATGCTCAAGCATACATGTTGATACCCTCCCTGGGTTTGCAGTCAAAACACCACCAAGGATGTTGCCATTGCAAACTGCTAGAACTCCAGACTGTTTGGGGAATAAGCATGGAAGATATAAAGTTGGAAAACGTCTCATTCTGGCCTCATCTAATCTCAGGACTTCTGGAAGCAAGCAAAGACCTGCAATTCCGCTATGCAGATTCAAAGATGGAAAAGTGTTAGAATCCTCTATGGTTAAAAACTCAGTCTTTGAGATTACTGACAGTGATGACTGA
- the LOC126694301 gene encoding uncharacterized protein LOC126694301 isoform X1 — protein MAASTVEVPIFTETNLGTRIAMAVPPDITARDFKREAERVHFNCFPKSGEIMIQGLMVKRKSFFYHLPESMPMKYAFQGKKGTWFLHVEAQPLSDLSRSGLPKGVATKVAEHVLYDGSKDTVYLKPPNFLTNNVQTDTRGEGKKRSSERSNCVKSSLQELQSTVFIPKEKTNKRLKKHHLLECTASEIKKGCSGKNEDVPGVTAKERSDICPSANEVEAREGLSTGAIVKAAPSDVSSEVVSVTAIIKRYFPISTEVSSFSSPSISDIDVTHRTFQGQMEEQLKTKAIDKCSSIHVDTLPGFAVKTPPRMLPLQTARTPDCLGNKHGRYKVGKRLILASSNLRTSGSKQRPAIPLCRFKDGKVLESSMVKNSVFEITDSDD, from the exons ATGGCTGCTTCTACTGTGGAAGTACCAATCTTCACAGAAACTAACTTGGGCACTCGCATAGCAATGGCTGTCCCTCCAGATATCACTGCAAGAGACTTCAAGA GAGAAGCTGAAAGAGTGCACTTCAATTGTTTCCCCAAGTCAGGAGAGATCATGATCCAAGGATTAATG GTGAAGCGAAAGTCATTCTTTTACCATCTGCCTGAGTCAATGCCAATGAAGTATGCTTTCCAGGGTAAGAAAGGAACATGGTTTCTGCATGTGGAAGCACAACCTTTGAGTGATTTAAGTAGGTCTGGTTTACCCAAGGGTGTGGCTACTAAAGTTGCAGAGCATGTATTATACGATGGTAGCAAAGATACCGTTTATTTGAAACCACCAAACTTCCTTACAAACAATGTTCAGACTGACACAAGaggagaaggaaagaaaaggagtTCAGAAAGATCAAACTGCGTTAAATCTTCCCTACAAGAGCTTCAGAGCACTGTCTTTATTCCAAAGGAAAAGACAAATAAGAGATTGAAGAAACACCATCTTTTGGAGTGCACAGCAAGTGAAATAAAGAAGGGATGTAGTGGTAAAAATGAAGACGTTCCTGGTGTTACTGCCAAAGAGAGGTCTGATATTTGTCCATCTGCAAATGAAGTTGAGGCTAGAGAAGGATTGAGCACCGGTGCAATAGTGAAGGCAGCCCCAAGTGACGTGTCATCAGAAGTGGTATCAGTTACAGCTATCATTAAGAGGTATTTCCCAATTTCCACTGAGGTGAGCAGTTTTAGCAGCCCTTCAATCTCTGATATTGATGTCACACATAGAACCTTTCAAGGTCAAATGGAAGAACAATTGAAGACTAAAGCAATTGATAAATGCTCAAGCATACATGTTGATACCCTCCCTGGGTTTGCAGTCAAAACACCACCAAGGATGTTGCCATTGCAAACTGCTAGAACTCCAGACTGTTTGGGGAATAAGCATGGAAGATATAAAGTTGGAAAACGTCTCATTCTGGCCTCATCTAATCTCAGGACTTCTGGAAGCAAGCAAAGACCTGCAATTCCGCTATGCAGATTCAAAGATGGAAAAGTGTTAGAATCCTCTATGGTTAAAAACTCAGTCTTTGAGATTACTGACAGTGATGACTGA